A stretch of the Balearica regulorum gibbericeps isolate bBalReg1 chromosome 23, bBalReg1.pri, whole genome shotgun sequence genome encodes the following:
- the FOXRED1 gene encoding FAD-dependent oxidoreductase domain-containing protein 1 isoform X2, producing the protein MLRWGRAVRPRGGGAPGGALGGTPGPGGAPGRPLRTAAPLGSDIFRELGRGLGRLGQALRDQLPALGHGAGGWTPPGTPPGPRPPEEADVVVVGGGVVGWSVAFWLKALEGRRHGMRVLVVERDPTYSRASTVLSVGGIRQQFSLRENIQMSRFSASFLRNINEHLWVPNEPPIDIQFQPSGYLFLAPPQRAAKLEATVRLQREEGAQVALLSPAQLKAKFPWMDTEDVAVASYGLEDEGWFDPWTLLNAFRYKATSLGVHSCSGEVRGFVTSAEDTVSLQTARIKYVHIHMPDSLEYQPVACAIVVNAAGAWAAEVRVLLALPQRPRLLLPPPHRHHRRLFSPRRHRRQLPGRHEPTRGRRAGYERSLGGSRFFPGAGLAAAGSARPGVRIAPSPGGLGWLLRLQRFRSERGAGPSPQIRKFIFSGGF; encoded by the exons ATGCTGCGCTGGGGGCGCGCGGTGCGCCCGCGCGGGGGGGGCGCCccggggggggccctgggggggacaccgggcccggggggggcaccgggcCGCCCCCTCCGCACCGCGGCCCCGCTCGGCTCCGACATCTTCCGCG AGCTGGGGCGGGGGCTGGGCCGCCTGGGTCAGGCCCTGAGGGATCAGCTGCCGGCTTTggggcacggggcggggggctggacccccccggggacccccccgggcCCGCGCCCCCCCGAGGAAGCCgacgtggtggtggtggggggcgGCGTGGTGGGCTGGTCCGTGGCGTTCTGGCTGAAGGCGCTGGAGGGCCGGCGGCACGGCATGAGGGTGCTGGTGGTGGAGAGGGACCCCACG TATTCCCGCGCCTCCACGGTGCTGTCGGTGGGGGGGATCCGGCAGCAGTTTTCCCTACGGGAAAATATCCAGATGTCGCGCTTCTCCGCCAGCTTCCTCCGCAACATCAAC GAGCACCTCTGGGTGCCGAACGAGCCCCCCATCGACATCCAGTTCCAGCCCTCGGGGTACCTCTTCCTCGCCCCCCCGCAGCGCGCGGCCAAGCTGGAGGCCACCGTCCGGCTCCAGAG GGAGGAAGGGGCGCAGGTGGCCCTGCTGTCCCCCGCGCAGCTGAAGGCAAAATTCCCCTGGATGGACACGGAGGACGTGGCCGTGGCGTCCTAcg GTCTGGAGGATGAAGGCTGGTTCGACCCCTGGACCCTCCTCAACGCTTTCCGGTACAAAGCCACATCCCTGGGGGTCCACAGCTGCTCCGGGGAGGTGCGAG GTTTCGTCACCTCGGCTGAGGACACCGTGTCGCTGCAGACCGCGCGCATCAAATACGTCCAC atcCACATGCCGGACAGCCTGGAGTACCAGCCGGTCGCCTGCGCCATCGTGGTCAACGCCGCCGGCGCCTGGGCCGCGGAG gtacGTGTTCTCCTGGCACTGCCCCAACGGCCCCGGCTTCTCCTGCCCCCTCCTCATCGACACCACCGGCGCTTATTTTCGCCGCGACGGCATCGCCGGCAACTACCTGGGCGGCATGAGCCCACCCGAG gaCGACGAGCCGGATACGAGCGATCTCTCGGTGGATCACGATTTTTTCCAGGAGCGGGTCTGGCCGCGGCTGGCTCGGCGCGTCCCGGCGTTCGAATCGCTCCGTCCCCGGGGGGCTTGGGCTGGCTTCTACGACTACAACGCTTTCGATCGGAACGGGGTGCTGGGCCGTCACCCCAAattagaaaatttatttttagcgGCGGGTTTTAG
- the FOXRED1 gene encoding FAD-dependent oxidoreductase domain-containing protein 1 isoform X1 — protein MLRWGRAVRPRGGGAPGGALGGTPGPGGAPGRPLRTAAPLGSDIFRELGRGLGRLGQALRDQLPALGHGAGGWTPPGTPPGPRPPEEADVVVVGGGVVGWSVAFWLKALEGRRHGMRVLVVERDPTYSRASTVLSVGGIRQQFSLRENIQMSRFSASFLRNINEHLWVPNEPPIDIQFQPSGYLFLAPPQRAAKLEATVRLQREEGAQVALLSPAQLKAKFPWMDTEDVAVASYGLEDEGWFDPWTLLNAFRYKATSLGVHSCSGEVRGFVTSAEDTVSLQTARIKYVHIHMPDSLEYQPVACAIVVNAAGAWAAEVLGAAGLPGVLCEPPLPIQPRKRYVFSWHCPNGPGFSCPLLIDTTGAYFRRDGIAGNYLGGMSPPEDDEPDTSDLSVDHDFFQERVWPRLARRVPAFESLRPRGAWAGFYDYNAFDRNGVLGRHPKLENLFLAAGFSGHGLQHAPAVGRAVAELVVKGRYESLDLRRLGCRRLVEGEPLQEDGVV, from the exons ATGCTGCGCTGGGGGCGCGCGGTGCGCCCGCGCGGGGGGGGCGCCccggggggggccctgggggggacaccgggcccggggggggcaccgggcCGCCCCCTCCGCACCGCGGCCCCGCTCGGCTCCGACATCTTCCGCG AGCTGGGGCGGGGGCTGGGCCGCCTGGGTCAGGCCCTGAGGGATCAGCTGCCGGCTTTggggcacggggcggggggctggacccccccggggacccccccgggcCCGCGCCCCCCCGAGGAAGCCgacgtggtggtggtggggggcgGCGTGGTGGGCTGGTCCGTGGCGTTCTGGCTGAAGGCGCTGGAGGGCCGGCGGCACGGCATGAGGGTGCTGGTGGTGGAGAGGGACCCCACG TATTCCCGCGCCTCCACGGTGCTGTCGGTGGGGGGGATCCGGCAGCAGTTTTCCCTACGGGAAAATATCCAGATGTCGCGCTTCTCCGCCAGCTTCCTCCGCAACATCAAC GAGCACCTCTGGGTGCCGAACGAGCCCCCCATCGACATCCAGTTCCAGCCCTCGGGGTACCTCTTCCTCGCCCCCCCGCAGCGCGCGGCCAAGCTGGAGGCCACCGTCCGGCTCCAGAG GGAGGAAGGGGCGCAGGTGGCCCTGCTGTCCCCCGCGCAGCTGAAGGCAAAATTCCCCTGGATGGACACGGAGGACGTGGCCGTGGCGTCCTAcg GTCTGGAGGATGAAGGCTGGTTCGACCCCTGGACCCTCCTCAACGCTTTCCGGTACAAAGCCACATCCCTGGGGGTCCACAGCTGCTCCGGGGAGGTGCGAG GTTTCGTCACCTCGGCTGAGGACACCGTGTCGCTGCAGACCGCGCGCATCAAATACGTCCAC atcCACATGCCGGACAGCCTGGAGTACCAGCCGGTCGCCTGCGCCATCGTGGTCAACGCCGCCGGCGCCTGGGCCGCGGAGGTGCTGGGGGCGGCCGGGCTGCCGGGGGTGCTGTGCGAGCCCCCCCTGCCCATCCAGCCCAGgaagag gtacGTGTTCTCCTGGCACTGCCCCAACGGCCCCGGCTTCTCCTGCCCCCTCCTCATCGACACCACCGGCGCTTATTTTCGCCGCGACGGCATCGCCGGCAACTACCTGGGCGGCATGAGCCCACCCGAG gaCGACGAGCCGGATACGAGCGATCTCTCGGTGGATCACGATTTTTTCCAGGAGCGGGTCTGGCCGCGGCTGGCTCGGCGCGTCCCGGCGTTCGAATCGCTCCGTCCCCGGGGGGCTTGGGCTGGCTTCTACGACTACAACGCTTTCGATCGGAACGGGGTGCTGGGCCGTCACCCCAAattagaaaatttatttttagcgGCGGGTTTTAGCGGCCACGGGTTACAACACGCGCCCGCCGTCGGCAGAGCCGTGGCCGAGCTGGTGGTGAAGGGCCGGTACGAGAGTCTGGATCTGCGGAGGTTGGGGTGCAGGAGGCTGGTGGAGGGGGAACCGCTGCAGGAGGACGGAGTGGTTTGA
- the SRPRA gene encoding signal recognition particle receptor subunit alpha, protein MLDFFTIFSKGGLVLWCFQGVRGPAAAATAPVNALIRSVLLQERGGNNSFTHEALTLKYKLDNQFELVFVVGFQKILTLTYVDKLIDDVHKEFRDKYRNEFQQKGTLGLLNGTFDFKDDFMRLLRDAEESSKVRAPTVMKTFEQSLKSQKTVKCMIETRGEKPKEKVKNKKNKGSKKEGTEAVAAPGKASAGDKQPSAAGDREELTKDEILQKNREEFFKRHMKAGEKSSKSPKPDAQKEKGKKPRVWDLGNSNAKVLDYSNSATNGSAEACPVEEFDPDIALGDRNREPGRLYDLEYESDDEAEEEKVIQNPSKPSAKKGGLGGMFGMLRGLVGSKSLTREDMDPVLEKMKDHLIAKNVAAEIAVQLCESVAKKLEGKVMGTFTTVTSTVKQALQEALVQILQPQRRVDVLRDVMDAQRHRRPYVVTFCGVNGVGKSTNLAKISFWLIENGFSVLIAACDTFRAGAVEQLRTHTRRLNALHPPESHGGRTMVQLYEKGYGKDAAGIAMEAISYARNQGFDVVLVDTAGRMQDNAPLMTALAKLIAVNAPDLVLFVGEALVGNEAVDQLVKFNKALADHSMAQTPRLIDGIVLTKFDTIDDKVGAAISMTYITSKPIVFVGTGQTYCDLRSLNAKAVVAALMKA, encoded by the exons ATGCTCGACTTCTTCACCATCTTCAGCAAGGGCGGCCTCGTCCTCTGGTGCTTCCAGGGCGTCCGcgggcccgccgccgccgccaccgctcCCGTCAACGCCCTCATCCGCTCCGTCCTCCTGCAG GAGCGAGGCGGCAACAACTCCTTCACTCATGAAGCCCTCACGCTCAAGTACAAACTGGACAACCAGTTCGAGCTGGTGTTCGTG GTGGGATTTCAGAAGATCCTGACTCTAACTTACGTCGACAAGTTGATAGACGACGTTCATAAGGAGTTCCGAGACAAGTATCGCAATGAGTTCCAGCAGAAAGGCACCCTGGGCCTCCTAAACGGCACCTTTGATTTTAAAGACGACTTCATGCGCCTCCTCCG GGATGCAGAGGAGAGCAGTAAAGTGCGAGCTCCCACGGTAATGAAGACGTTTGAGCAGTCTCTCAAATCCCAGAAGACTGTCAAGTGTATGATAGAAACCCGAGGGGAGAAACCAAAGGAGAAAGtcaagaacaagaagaacaaaGGTTCCAAAAAGGAGG GAACTGAAGCTGTCGCAGCGCCCGGTAAAGCGTCTGCAGGTGACAAGCAGCCCTCTGCAGCCGGAGACAGGGAGGAACTGACCAAGGATGAAATCCTGCAAAAGAACCGGGAGGAATTCTTCAAGAGACACATGAAAGCAGGGGAGAAGTCCAG CAAATCTCCGAAGCCTGATGCtcagaaggagaaggggaagaagccCCGAGTGTGGGATCTGGGGAACTCTAATGCCAAAGTACTCGATTACAGTAACTCCGCTACCAACGGAAGCGCGGAGGCTTGTCCCGTGGAGGAATTTGACCCCGATATA GCTCTAGGGGATCGAAATCGGGAGCCCGGCCGCCTCTACGACCTGGAGTACGAGAGCGATGATGAAGCTGAAGAGGAGAAGGTTATTCAGAACCCTTCGAAACCCAG cgcCAAGAAAGGCGGCCTGGGGGGCATGTTCGGCATGCTGAGAGGTCTGGTGGGCTCCAAGAGCTTGACAAGAGAGGACATGGACCCCGTGCTGGAGAAGATGAAGGATCACTTGATCG cAAAAAACGTGGCAGCTGAGATTGCCGTCCAGCTCTGTGAATCGGTGGCTAAGAAACTGGAAGGGAAGGTGATGGGAACGTTCACCA CGGTGACCTCGACGGTGAAGCAGGCCCTGCAGGAAGCTCTCGTGCagatcctgcagccccagcgcCGTGTGGACGTTCTCCGTGATGTCATGGATGCCCAGCGTCATCGCCGACCCTATGTGGTCACTTTCTGTGGCGTCAATGGCGTCGGGAAGTCCACCAACCTGGCCAAG atctcaTTCTGGCTCATCGAGAACGGTTTCAGCGTCCTCATCGCTGCCTGCGACACCTTCCGTGCAGGAGCGGTGGAGCAGCTCCGCACCCACACCCGTCGCCTCAACGCCCTGCACCCTCCGGAGAGCCACGGTGGGAGGACCATGGTTCAGCTCTACGAGAAAGGCTACGGCAAGGACGCCGCGGGGATCGCCATGGAGGCCATCTCCTATG CACGGAATCAGGGCTTTGACGTGGTCCTGGTGGACACGGCCGGCCGCATGCAGGACAACGCTCCCTTGATGACAGCGCTGGCTAAACTCATTGCCGTCAATGCTCCCGACCTGGTCCTGTTCGTTGGGGAAGCGCTGGTGGGAAACGAAGCCGTGGATCAGCTG GTCAAGTTCAACAAGGCCCTGGCTGATCACTCCATGGCCCAGACGCCACGGCTCATCGATGGGATTGTCCTCACCAAGTTTGATACCATCGATGACAAG GTTGGTGCCGCCATCTCCATGACCTACATCACGAGCAAACCCATTGTTTTCGTTGGTACTGGACAAACGTACTGTGATCTGCGAAGCCTTAACGCCAAGGCTGTGGTCGCAGCGCTCATGAAggcctaa